In the Hirundo rustica isolate bHirRus1 chromosome 2, bHirRus1.pri.v3, whole genome shotgun sequence genome, GGCAGACATTTAGTTTTCTTGTGGTGTTCCGTATTTCTGCGTTTactattaaaaacaattttgtaGTCAGTCTCAGGTGTGATGGATCACTTTAAACAGCTCTGTGCAGAAATGCCTTTGAAGATAAAGTGCCAGTCCCAGAGACCCGCTGCTCTTGCCCAGAAAACGAAGGAGCCTGCCcaacatcccagccctgcaacAATCACAATTGTGCACTGGAAGGAGAGGCGCTGGCACTCAGCCCTGTGTGCTCCGAACTGAAGTCACCTCATGGATCAGAAAACCTGCCTGGCCATTTGCACTGCCTCCCTTCTTCCCGGCAGGGTCTGGGAACGCGTTACACGGCTGGGAAGATGAATAATCAGCAAACAAATAAAGGGGAGCCACAAGTCCATTTCTTCTGGGCCATCCGAGGGAAGGGTCAGAAATGGCATAAAAATGGAGCTTCCCCATGCAAGACTGTAAATCCGTGTAAAATACGTAGCTGATGTCTTTattcagagctgggaaagaTCCATTTCATGTTTGTGcataaaatgggaaaatggtcaatgctgtggctgtgcagggtTTGCATGACAAACATCAACCCTCTGTACTGCTCAATACTCTTCAAAGTCATCACTCAGCAGTTTAGCTGAGAATTTAGAAactgggaagaggagaggaagagggaggggagtGCATTTTGCATTTCCATGCAGAGAATTCAATGAATGAGGGCGTTGATGATGCAGAAAGAAAGTCCCTTTACCTTTTACAAATTTCCTGTGCTGCAGTCAGTGTGTGGTTTTCTGTCACACAGATGGTTGAAGTCTGATGTGGGTGTGAAAAAAGCCACgcttaaatttcttttatttttagtactTCAGTTTTTACTTTGAAACAAAGCCCACATTGTCTCTGGGGCTAAAgaaataatctgttctaaaattAGACTAgtcagaaaacaatgaataaatGGTTGCATCTATTCCTCCTATGCAAAGCTTCTTAAACCAGCTGAAAGTttacaaacaagaaaataatacagCAAGTGCTCTAGCACCACATTCTTGAGTTCACTTATAGAAAAATACAGCCAGTTCTGAGGTCTGTCTTTGTGCCAGAGcaagcatttaaatatttgatttggtGCTGAGGGTCCAGTCCTCCTAAGAAACagcaaacatttttattcatcGTGTCTGGCCAGCATAGAAAAAAGGGAAGCCAGTCTAGACATGCcggaaagaaaaatcattggAGTGACCTCAATTCTCCACTATAAGACGAAACACACATCAGCACTAGTGCtcctatttctgtttcaaaCTCCCAGCAACTCCTTAAATCTCTCTCTTGTGCTGACAGCAGAGAAAGAGTCACTGTCAAATATCTGTTATTGGATAGACTCACAAGTAAGTGAGGGCATGGAAGCTACGTTTTGAAGAGTCCTTTCAggagccccatccctgaaaTATCAAAGTTTTGGCTGTTCTTTTTTCTGGTCAGCTCCCAGAGCTCTAGAAAAGCAGGAGCCTTTACATCACCCAGTCTCCTAATGGGAATCTGTAACTTAAGTACCTTTTGAACCTGGCAATTATCAATGGGGCCTTTGCCTCACCTGTCCAGTACTACCCTGGGCATCTActcactgctccagcagctgacaGTGGAGACTCTCTTTGTAAAGAACAACATACATTTCCATGCTCTAAAATCACTGCCATTTGGCTGGCAAATTTGGAACAGGATGTTACAGGGGTCAGAGAGCTCTGTAACATGGAGAGCTCAAGAAAAACACTTTAGCTTCTTTATTGATTCAAATAAAAGGCACTTGAAGTAAAACAGCcgcttcttcttcttcttcttcttcttctgtaaaATGGACACGAGAAATACTTTTTTACAtcttaaaaagaatatttttttctgtatctcttTAAAGGAACTTATTTTCCGTAAGTCTTTTGAGGTCTGTGTTTAAAGGGCATATGTACAACCTGTGAAACCTCTGAAAAGGATTAAATGACCAATTCTGATGAGGGAGAAATTACAAAGGCAGAAAAGGGACCTACCTGCCAGAACCAGCTGCCTTGTAATATGCAGAGGCTTGTACGGAGCATCTCTAGCACAATACTGCCACGgaaaaaaacttccaaaaatatgcaggcagcagctccaaagATAGCAAACAGCAGTAACTGATGAACATGAACATCCAGCATGGCTCTCCCATGAAGATGGTAGCAGAAGAGAAAACCTGGAATAAATTGTGATCAGTTAAAGATCATTTCTTCCCTTGCAATTTCCCTGTATCTGCTTTTAGAAAACAGTGAAACCTTTCTGGTATTTCTCTTTATGCCAGTATCACCTTCACCCATGCTGGCTTTAGCTAACTAGTTGTGTACCTTGTCAGTCCCTACATCAAACATATGCCTGAGCTGCTGAGCATTTACCCAAAACAGGCTTTTGCTGCTATTCTCATGACATTTCTGTTGCTGCCTGAGCTAGGTAGGAAAGCTAAGATACACCTCTACAATGTGGGATCAGGACTGGGCAGTGTAAGGAGGGCCAAGACTGATCTTTCTGTGATCTCTTTGAAGTGTTTCAGGGAGTGGGACACCCACCTCCCAGAGGACATTCTGTGAGGCTGATCTCAGATTCCCAGACCAATGATCAATACCCATCCATGGGattcctgcacagccctgcagggagaggtAAGCTGACCTTCAATAAAGACTGCTAAGGAAAGCATCATCCTGTCCATGGCCGCTGGCAGAGCGTTGGTCCCGTGTGCCACAATGTCCACCAGCCCTGAAATGCCGTAGAAGAGGTACATGGTGGCGTGCTGCCAGTTCATCAAGTGATCCCAGTGCTGCTTCTCGTAGTTGTACAGCTTCAGATGAGGTCCATCAGGAACAAACTGCTCAGCCACCATCCCTGTGCATgcaacaaggagaaaaaaccaCTTGATTTGGTACTTAAGGTATAAATTACACAAACAGTAGAGGCAGCAGTATATCCCCACGCAGCATAATGCCAGCAAGTTTGAGGTTAGAGTGGAGAGCCAGAGGAAATCAGGCTTCTGCTCCACTCCTGGTGGAACTATTTGCATCTTGCAGTTTCcagcagtgaaaatgaaaacagatattctctgctgctttttcttcttttaaacaaTTGCTATTGTAGTAGTCCTCTGACCAAATTTTTCAGCTGCCTTTTCCAGTGGTTCAAACGTGAGCAGAACACATGCTAGTCTCCAAAAGAAAGATTTACCATTTCAGTGCCCTGCCACATGCAGGATGACAGAGTTCAGACTTATAAttcaaaggggttttttcctctaaagCCGTAAAAGGAAACCCCTCCACCGTGCAATGTTGTTAAAAGTGCCATGGGAATGTACACAGAGTTAGTATTTGAATCTCTGCTCCACTCTCTCCCTTACCTTGGCCCCTCAGTGTCTTGCTGACTAGCAAGggaaaattgctttaaaatgttttatatgaTCAATGAAGTTTGGGGAGGGTTTAAaagtttttctgcttctgaaaagtTAAAGCTGATTATAAAGCATAGGCCAGCATCCTGCTGGTACATATATGTGTACATATACCTGCTGTATGTGTACACACGCTGtagaaaaatgcagtgtttttcCACCTTCATTTCCAGTTTTCctaacatggaaacagcagGTTTTACTCCTGATGCCTTTACTGTCTGTTTTAGCCAAGTGTTTTTTCCATACTTTTGATTGGAATTGGAATTTCCATATGTTAAAGTAATAGCTTATGgtttcaaagtgaaaataaaagaagtagaTTAATGTTTTGGCTGCCAAAATACCTCGAGACACAGGCTGGCAGATTTGTAGGAAAGATGTCCACAGTCACGCCTCAAAATGAATGTtattatttagatttttatcatttttaatgataaaacAGTCGGTGCTGATGTATCttaacagagaaggaaaagcaagaacaaGACTTTGTCACAGCTTGCACCTTGATTAGAAATGAGGCAAATCTGGGCATCTAAAGAAGAGCAAACAAATAGAATCTGGAAGTGAAAAATGCTTACAATTTAGATATTTTTCAACCCGAGCCGCAAGTGCTGAGCTCCTCAGATCCCCTGTTGTTTAGTTTACTTACCTCTAAAGCCAAATCCCTCTCATACAGCCTGCCACGATGTAAACAAGAACTAAACATTTCTAGTCAGCTACACAGCCCTCAAAACCATCCCAGTGGGTTTCCACCCAGGCCTGGACACAACAGAAGGACAAACAGCTCCCTCACACCCCATCACAACAGTCCTGCAGCAATAATTCTGGAGTTCAGTCTTTTTGTGTGAATATTTTCACTTCTGACTGAGATTAATCAAAAACTCATCTGCATCATCTACATATTTTATCAAGAAATcagtggaagcttccagcatcTGCGAGGGTTGTattcaaaatataaaagtaaCACCTTCACAGCCTGGTGCTCCCAGCGTGCACATGAGAGCCCCTTGCCTAAATATCTTATCTCCCTCCCTGAACAGTGAACAGTACACGAGCACTGAGATGAGGTCAGGAGTGGTCAAGTGCTCAGGAGTGGTCAGGAGACCTCACAGAAGCTCCAGAAGATGCTATGGATGGAAACCATGTTATGGCCACAGCTGTGTAATTAACAGCAGCAGGCCCGCCACTTCTCAGTGGTTAGAGGGCAAAAGAGCGGAACACAAGGAGATCCATTTTATCAGAGaacaaaatttaaagcaaaaaaagtgttAGAAGGTACAGCCTTGCCCTTGGTCCACCTCACTTACCAATGAGGGCAAAGACAGCTTTGATGACGCCCTCAACAAACTCCAGGCGCTGGAATCCTGCCCTGGAACCAAGGTAGCAAGCGTTCTTGTTTTTTCGACAGGCGTACTTCAGTGGATACTTCACCGACCACCATAAaccaaaaagaaggaaaaagcttcCAGGGAGGGCATGGCCTTTGAAATTGCCCATGGTTTTCTGCTAGGCAATACCTGAAGGAGAAACAAACAGAGACCGATTACGGGAATAGTGGGAGGATTCAGTGGGTCATAATTTTAAAGTATCTCCTTGCATAGATCCAATGTGTGTCACTGAATTGAGTACTCACAGTTAATTTAAATGAATTGCATACCCATCAAATGGGTAAATATTCACTAGTaaatggccttttttttttatttcaaccCAGATGTCTTGTTATGATTTACAAACATCAAGTAATTCTCATTATTTGGTGGGTGAATTATGCACCCACAACTAAATATATGTTATCAAGAGCATCAAGTGCACTGTGTGACAAGGTTATTGGTTGGGATTTAGGATAGTTGCCTTCCAGCCAGTGCCTTCTCCATCAAAATGACAGTTCTAACTTTAAATTGCAATGTTGCTTTAAGATATTATAAACTGAGTTGTTGTGCCTCATGCCCCAAAGGCATACTGAGTCTCTGCACAGGAAGCAATCAAGAATAACCACTTTAGAAGGATTGTACTTTGTGTTATTATTGTTGCCGACCTAAAAGTTCAATTGCCACACTGCACTGGAGCCATCTGGTTACGAATGGAACATGGAAGCTCTGGtatatctttcttttttctgagtATTTCCTATGGTCAGCTCTGCATAAGAAGTTTTAAACTGCAGTTTCTGGGCCATGGAGCACTTGCAGCTGGTTCATGTAAGGCTGTCTAGCCACAGAGCGTGAGCCCTCTCCTAGTTCTGGAGGCTCAACTCCActaaaagcactttttttaagaagagaaaCTTCCACATGCTCAGGTCCTGGAGTTCTCCTAAGGCTATCCCATCTGCACGAGGAGAGGTGGCCTCTCTAgccacaaaggaaaagaaaataaaacatgactGTTCATGCATAGCATGAGTCTGGCCTGATTTAAACAGGATGCTGAAGagggtcctgcagcccctgcttgTCCGCTGCTCTtccagagctgagctctcccACTGTAAGGGCTACTGAGTGGGAGAGGTGAGCTTTAAAGCTTTCCCTGGATAATAACCTGCTTATATAATTTCTAGGGAAGCACTGGGGAAgcaccagagcagagaaaaGTGATGCTGGTTGCCCAAGCAAGCCCATTTTTGGATGCGTCCCCACAGGTGTTGCAGAGTCTGGTGTCTGCACTTGGACGTTGGGAAGGAGAGCCCATGTGGAGATGGGTGCATGGAGCTCAGGGAAGCAGCACCTGCCAGACGTGGGGCGGCCAAAGGGGGCATGAGGGATGTGTTTgtgaaaaaaaacattaagGACTCCCTCTTGGGATTTCTGCTGTGTGGGGAAggcctcctgcagctgggggtccaagggctgggggagccctgctccacctcctctgcctcccccaTCACCCTTTACGTGCCACGGGGTTGATGCCTGCATGTTTTATTTGCAGGTGGGGAAAGCActgctccctctgcagcagcccacAGCACACTTCGCTGATGAGGTTTGGGGAGCTCAGCCCCATTGTGGGACCCAGACCTATCTCAGCCAGGAGgttctttcttcattttgggACATCTTTAGCTCAAAGAGTCTGACCTGCCTGCACATCCCTGCCAGAATTCACTGCACTATCTGCCTCAAAAAAAGGACAGTACTAACAGCTTCAGTTATCTAAACTTTGCTTTAACCTTTAGAAtacttcttttgcttttcaaaccttaatttctggggttttttaaacatgCTGGCCTGGAAGGCATTGCTGTCTTTTCAGAcacattttgtcttttctcttctttgacTGAAGGGAagatgggaggggaggggagtgggttttcctcacaTGTCTGATCTCACTGAACACCGTTTATTGGAAAGACTTTATTCATTATTCATTATTATTCACCACAGGTACAAAGCAGTTCAAAAGGAACAATTTACCCCGTGCTGCACATCAAAGCAAAACAATGGATTAGAAAGGTAAATGAAACCGCCAAATAACCTTTCCTTGGGAGAGTACAGATGCATGAGAAGTGAAATGAAGAGTTGTGTTGACATCATTTGTAGTGCAGGGTATACAAAGCTTCAAAAGTAATTCTTAATCTGCAAATTCACACCCGGGTTACCTAGATCTTTAAACACTGGTGGATTTTTCTGCACTAAATCTAGGCAAGACATAAAGAAGCtttgttttaaactattttttacctttcaaaacaagcaaaaagaagaaaagactgaTAAAGCAGCTGAAGTTCCACATCCAATATAAACAaaatagaagcagaaaaattgcttttttgcTAAAAGAAATACAATCACATATTATTAGCTTTAGAGAGTGTAAACTTCGGGTTGAGTTTATCCAAAAGTGTTAGGGATTATTTGCAGGATTTCTCTAGAAAGACACGCATCAGTTCTGCCAGTCAGCTATTGTGGCAGACCTTTGGAATGCTGCATCTCAACACAGCTGGTTTCAGAAAGGAGTTACACAACTTACCCTTCAAAGTTTCTAGTAAACTTGAAAACATTGTGACAGAGCTTGTCTTAAACCGATTAAACTTCCTAATTCAtgagttttctcttttcaggcCTGAGAGTTCCTTTTGGTGAATCTAGAAGTCACCTGCCAACACCCAGAGTTTTGATGTGACTGAGAAGTTTTGTCTGCAAATAAACTGGGGGATATTGCACAATCTGGGGGCTTAGTATGAAACTGAGAATATGGTGAGGCTAAGCCTCACCATATGAGAATGAGAATATGGTGAGGCTACTCCTCAGTAGGAAAGTCACTGTGGGGTCAGGAGATGGATCTGGGAGGTGAAAGGAGAAGAGAGCAATATGTcaggctgctgcctttccatgtgGAACTTTGGCATCTCCCTTTGGCATCCCTTGGACGAAACATCTCTTCCCAGCTCTTCTGCACAGCTTGAGAGCCAGACAGTTTTGGGACAGCAGCTGCTATTTATTGGATAAAGATGGCAGCAGCGTGTTCTGACAATACTTGATAAATTTGAGGGCTTTTTTTACAGAGCCTTATCAGTCTATATCTGCAACATTGGATGGATGTTGCAGGATGTACAATTCCACGACCCTCTTTTTTACCCTCAGTGATTTCAGGGCCAAGGGTGTTGGCAGAGCCACAGCCACATTCTCAGCAGCAAACATTCCTTGCTGCCCACAACCTTCCCTAGAGTTCATCATCTTAGATTGGGTAtcaggagaaatttcttcactggaagaaTTGTCAAGCCACTGCTCAGGGAAGAGGTGGGATCATCACTCCTGGCGGTATTTAAAGGATATGGCCACAGATGGGGGCCATGAGGCCTGGCCCCTAATCCACCCAGTCCCACCAGGTGGCACAGGCATTCCTGTAGCTGGTGACCTGTTTCACTTCAACTCTGTCCAAATCATTCTCCCAACCCTGCCAGGCATAGTCAGTGGTCCTGAAGCCTAGGAAAGGCACACAGACAGCTggcatcacagaatcacacagaatcacagaatgtctacattggaagagaccttcaagatcattgagtccaacccatgctctaacacctcaactaaaccatggcacaaGAGCCACATCAATCtctttttaaacacctccagggatggtgactccaccacctccccaggcaggctattccagtaccttatcactctttctgtaaaaaacttcttcctaatatccaaccctTGGCGCAGCTTAAGACTTAAGAGGacttaagactgtgtcctcttgttctgtcaattgctgcctggagaaggagaccaacccccagctgtctgcaaccacccttcaggaaactgtagagagtgataaggtcacctctgggtctccttttctccaggctaaacacccccagctccctcagccgttGCCCACAGGGTTTGttttccaagcccctcaccagcctcgttcCCTCCTCTGGAGGCACTCgagcatctcaacgtccttcctgaactgaggggcccagaactggacacagcactcgaggtgtggcctcaccagtgccgagtgcaggggaagaatgacctccctgctccatgtcatcaataagaatattgaacagagctggccccagcacagaccctgagggacaccactggtgcctggccccagctggatgcagcactgttcaccaccactctctgggtcTGGCCATCCAaccagttcctaacccagcacagagtgctcctgtccaagccacgggctgccagcttatccaggagtgtgctgtgggagacagtgtcaaaggccttgctgaaatccaaatagacaacatccacagcctttcctgcatctaccAGATGAGTTACCTGGTCAtagaaggagaccagg is a window encoding:
- the TMEM45A gene encoding transmembrane protein 45A — protein: MGNFKGHALPGSFFLLFGLWWSVKYPLKYACRKNKNACYLGSRAGFQRLEFVEGVIKAVFALIGMVAEQFVPDGPHLKLYNYEKQHWDHLMNWQHATMYLFYGISGLVDIVAHGTNALPAAMDRMMLSLAVFIEGFLFCYHLHGRAMLDVHVHQLLLFAIFGAAACIFLEVFFRGSIVLEMLRTSLCILQGSWFWQIGFVLYPPNGSPEWNQTDHTNMMFLTMCYCWHYAFAFLILAVNYTIVSWAVRSKVKQSQSMEMGLLKTSERDHESEEEI